A genomic segment from Microbulbifer elongatus encodes:
- a CDS encoding SulP family inorganic anion transporter, which yields MKFDLSNLRGDITGGITAGVVALPLALALGVASGLGPMAGMYGAIAVGFFAALFGGTGPQISGPTGPMVVVLAGLFASLSGDAALIFTAVILAGVFQIAFGVLGIGHYIRLVPYPVISGFMTGIGVIIIILQLNPLLGHASPSGVLGALGNVPEALSSVHPANLVLGLATLAMVYLWPGKWGRYLPGPLAALIVGTVVAYFALDVPILGSIPTGLPELQMPVLGGENMMLVVEAAIILAILGSLDSLLTSLVADNMSRTRHHSNKELIGQGIGNTAAGFIGGIAGAGATMRTVVNIRSGGQTRISGMVHALVLLAVALGLGPLAENIPQAVLAGILVKVGLDIIDWKYLKRAHQGPRWDLLLMVLVLSMTVFVDLITAVAAGVVLAALAYVKQVASLQIERLRNLPEHLDSEEDKAILQRHRDRIALFEFSGPLSFGAAADLGHHVREQSSQQSRVLILNFSSVPYLDLSAALAVETIAADAKDSGKQLYLAGMNEEVHKVLKGLNGRIPASGTYETLSEALKAAEASIESTAEVGTDDLKGLPSGGAA from the coding sequence ATGAAGTTCGACCTGTCTAATTTGCGCGGCGACATCACCGGGGGTATTACCGCCGGTGTCGTTGCGTTGCCGCTGGCACTGGCGTTGGGGGTTGCCTCCGGGCTTGGCCCCATGGCCGGTATGTACGGTGCAATCGCCGTAGGTTTCTTTGCCGCCCTGTTCGGTGGCACCGGCCCCCAGATTTCCGGTCCCACCGGGCCGATGGTGGTTGTTCTCGCGGGCCTGTTTGCCAGCCTCTCCGGCGATGCTGCGCTCATATTCACGGCAGTGATTCTGGCGGGCGTTTTTCAGATCGCCTTCGGGGTACTGGGCATCGGCCACTACATTCGACTGGTACCCTATCCGGTGATTTCCGGGTTTATGACGGGTATTGGTGTCATCATCATTATTCTCCAGTTGAACCCACTGCTTGGACACGCTTCTCCAAGCGGGGTGCTGGGCGCACTGGGGAATGTGCCTGAGGCGCTTTCTTCTGTTCATCCGGCAAACCTGGTACTCGGTCTGGCAACCCTGGCCATGGTCTACCTGTGGCCCGGTAAATGGGGGCGCTACCTCCCGGGGCCTCTGGCGGCATTGATTGTGGGTACCGTGGTTGCCTATTTCGCCCTGGATGTGCCGATTCTCGGCAGTATTCCCACCGGGCTGCCTGAGCTGCAAATGCCTGTGCTGGGTGGGGAGAATATGATGCTGGTGGTGGAAGCAGCCATCATCCTGGCGATCCTCGGTTCTCTCGACAGCCTGCTGACTTCTCTGGTAGCGGACAACATGTCCCGTACCCGACACCACAGCAATAAAGAGCTGATTGGCCAGGGTATTGGTAACACGGCGGCAGGATTTATCGGTGGTATCGCCGGTGCGGGCGCGACCATGCGCACCGTGGTGAATATCCGTTCCGGGGGCCAGACCCGTATTTCTGGGATGGTTCATGCGCTGGTATTGCTTGCGGTGGCACTGGGCCTCGGTCCCCTGGCGGAGAATATTCCCCAGGCGGTGCTGGCCGGTATCCTCGTGAAAGTGGGGCTGGATATCATCGACTGGAAATACCTCAAGCGCGCACACCAGGGCCCGCGTTGGGATCTGCTGTTGATGGTGCTGGTACTCAGCATGACCGTGTTTGTTGACCTGATTACTGCGGTTGCGGCCGGTGTGGTACTGGCAGCGCTGGCCTATGTGAAGCAGGTGGCGAGCCTGCAGATCGAGCGCCTGCGCAATTTACCCGAGCATCTGGATAGCGAGGAAGACAAAGCCATCCTGCAGCGTCACCGCGATCGTATTGCGCTCTTCGAGTTCAGCGGTCCGCTGAGCTTCGGTGCGGCGGCCGATCTGGGTCACCATGTGCGCGAGCAGAGCAGTCAGCAGTCGCGGGTGCTGATTCTGAACTTCTCTTCGGTACCTTACCTCGATCTGTCTGCGGCCCTTGCGGTGGAGACGATCGCAGCGGACGCCAAGGACAGCGGCAAGCAGCTCTATCTGGCGGGCATGAACGAAGAGGTGCACAAGGTATTGAAGGGCCTGAATGGCCGGATTCCTGCCTCGGGCACTTATGAGACCCTGAGCGAAGCGTTGAAAGCGGCGGAAGCGTCGATCGAATCGACCGCTGAAGTCGGTACGGACGATCTGAAGGGCTTGCCCAGCGGAGGTGCAGCCTGA
- a CDS encoding UDP-2,3-diacylglucosamine diphosphatase: MATYLISDLHLDESRPNITRAFFDFLKGPAAGAEALHILGDFFEVWIGDDDDAPLIEEVARQLRTYSDSGPALYLMHGNRDFLMGEDFARRCGATLLPDPSLVELAGHPVLLMHGDSLCTRDQEYMAFRQQARNPLWQQGLLAKSLEERRQIAAQIRATSKSMNSLKAEDIMDVTPEEVVKVMESHNTQTLIHGHTHRPDRHALTANGQAAERIVLGDWGALAWCTRADENGLSLEQWPIEP, encoded by the coding sequence GTGGCAACCTACCTGATTTCAGACCTGCACCTGGACGAATCCCGCCCGAATATCACCCGGGCCTTTTTTGACTTTCTGAAAGGGCCCGCGGCGGGCGCCGAAGCGCTGCACATCCTCGGCGACTTTTTCGAAGTATGGATCGGAGACGACGACGATGCTCCCCTGATCGAAGAAGTTGCGCGCCAACTCAGGACCTATTCCGATTCCGGCCCGGCACTCTACCTGATGCACGGCAACCGGGATTTCCTGATGGGTGAAGACTTCGCCCGGCGCTGCGGCGCCACCCTGCTCCCGGATCCCAGCCTGGTGGAGCTGGCAGGCCACCCGGTCCTGCTGATGCACGGCGACAGCCTGTGTACCCGCGACCAGGAATATATGGCATTCCGCCAGCAGGCCCGTAACCCGCTGTGGCAGCAGGGGCTGCTTGCCAAGTCCCTGGAGGAGCGCCGCCAGATTGCCGCGCAGATCCGCGCCACCTCAAAATCCATGAACAGCCTGAAAGCCGAAGACATCATGGATGTCACACCGGAGGAAGTGGTCAAGGTCATGGAATCCCATAACACCCAGACCCTGATTCACGGACACACGCACCGACCCGACCGGCATGCGCTGACCGCGAATGGCCAGGCGGCGGAGCGTATCGTGCTGGGGGACTGGGGCGCGCTGGCGTGGTGCACCAGGGCAGATGAAAACGGCCTGTCGCTGGAACAATGGCCTATTGAGCCCTGA
- a CDS encoding hydrogen peroxide-inducible genes activator, with product MTIASQSSFRRAADELRVSQPALTAQIQALESNLGIPLFERNRSGTLLTPEGRELLEHAKQLILGVREFSQHADLISQGHQSTYKLGVPPTLGPYLLPNVLPALHHRHHKLKLYVREAPPNRLLQSLTEGLYDIAIVPLPVKRDDISVEPLFTEPLKFVVPADHRLAGKAQVTPSQLKGEKVLTLEGQHHFHHQVQEICERLGAQLQRDYEGTSLDTLRQMVVMGLGVAFLPGLYVHSEMHNPEALHVSELRAKPIRRQHGLVWRASAPARRFYRELASDLRAIVAERLGDVVEVYK from the coding sequence GTGACCATAGCGTCACAATCAAGCTTTCGGCGTGCCGCTGACGAGCTTAGAGTCAGCCAGCCCGCACTCACCGCGCAGATTCAGGCCCTGGAAAGCAACCTGGGCATTCCCCTGTTTGAACGAAACCGCTCGGGCACCCTGTTGACCCCGGAAGGCCGCGAGCTACTTGAACACGCAAAGCAGCTTATTCTGGGAGTTCGCGAATTTTCGCAACACGCGGACCTGATTTCCCAGGGACATCAGAGCACCTACAAACTCGGAGTACCCCCCACGCTGGGGCCCTACCTGCTCCCCAACGTGCTGCCAGCTCTACATCACCGGCACCACAAACTGAAACTCTATGTGCGGGAGGCGCCCCCAAACCGCCTGCTCCAATCACTTACCGAAGGTCTCTACGACATTGCGATCGTGCCCCTCCCGGTCAAACGGGACGACATATCAGTGGAACCCCTGTTTACCGAACCGCTCAAGTTCGTGGTACCCGCGGACCATCGGCTGGCAGGCAAGGCTCAGGTGACGCCATCACAGCTCAAGGGGGAAAAAGTGCTGACCCTGGAAGGACAACATCACTTTCACCATCAGGTGCAGGAGATATGCGAGCGCCTGGGCGCCCAGCTACAGCGAGACTATGAGGGCACCAGCCTGGACACTTTGCGCCAGATGGTAGTGATGGGGTTGGGCGTTGCCTTTCTGCCCGGACTCTACGTCCATTCAGAAATGCACAACCCGGAAGCACTGCACGTCAGCGAGCTGCGGGCGAAACCGATTCGACGCCAGCACGGCCTGGTATGGCGGGCGAGCGCCCCGGCACGGCGCTTTTACCGGGAGCTGGCCAGCGACCTACGGGCAATCGTCGCAGAGCGGCTTGGGGATGTGGTCGAAGTGTACAAATAG
- a CDS encoding peptidylprolyl isomerase, producing the protein MITLHTTYGDINIELDFDKAPKTAANFLLYCRDDFYTGTIFHRVINNFMIQGGGMTPNMDQKPTRDAIENEADNGLKNDTGTLAMARTMDPHSATAQFFINVKDNDFLNFRAKDAQGWGYCVFGKVVDGMDVVNKIKDVPTGSNGFHQDVPTETIEITGVTVSDAYADK; encoded by the coding sequence ATGATCACTCTGCACACCACCTACGGCGACATCAACATCGAACTGGATTTTGACAAGGCGCCGAAGACCGCGGCCAACTTCCTGCTGTATTGCCGCGACGACTTTTACACCGGCACCATCTTTCACCGGGTGATCAACAACTTCATGATCCAGGGTGGCGGCATGACCCCGAATATGGACCAGAAGCCCACCCGCGACGCGATCGAGAACGAAGCGGATAATGGCCTGAAGAACGACACCGGCACCCTGGCCATGGCACGCACCATGGACCCACACTCCGCCACCGCGCAGTTTTTCATCAACGTGAAAGACAACGACTTCCTGAACTTCCGCGCCAAAGACGCACAGGGCTGGGGCTACTGTGTATTCGGCAAGGTGGTCGACGGTATGGACGTGGTCAACAAGATCAAGGACGTTCCCACCGGCAGCAACGGCTTCCATCAGGACGTACCCACCGAGACCATCGAAATTACCGGTGTGACCGTCTCCGACGCCTACGCCGACAAGTAA
- a CDS encoding carbonic anhydrase, with product MMEHVISGVAKFQKEVYPTKKARFSKLADGQNPEVLFITCADSRIDPNLVTQTEPGELFICRNAGNVVPPHSNHSGGMTASIEFAVAALGVSHIVICGHTDCGAMKGAIEPENLDSLPHVKEWLGHCRSATDVVRDRHGELSKDHLNEVTCENVVQQLQHLRTHPAVASGLANGRVTLHGWVYNIGSGEVLCFDESTREFKPMDERYRAMFGELADSVAKDTCGS from the coding sequence ATGATGGAGCACGTAATTTCCGGTGTGGCGAAGTTTCAGAAAGAAGTCTATCCCACCAAAAAGGCACGCTTTTCCAAGCTGGCTGACGGCCAGAATCCCGAGGTGCTGTTTATCACCTGCGCCGATTCCCGCATCGATCCGAACCTGGTCACCCAGACCGAGCCCGGCGAGCTGTTTATCTGTCGCAATGCGGGCAATGTGGTTCCCCCGCACAGCAATCATTCCGGCGGCATGACGGCATCCATCGAGTTCGCGGTGGCGGCGTTGGGGGTTTCCCATATCGTGATCTGTGGGCATACCGATTGTGGCGCCATGAAGGGCGCGATCGAGCCGGAGAACCTGGACTCGCTGCCGCATGTGAAGGAATGGCTTGGTCACTGTCGTTCAGCCACCGATGTTGTGCGCGACCGCCACGGCGAGCTGAGTAAAGATCACCTGAATGAAGTGACTTGTGAAAATGTGGTCCAACAATTGCAGCACCTGCGTACCCACCCTGCGGTCGCCAGTGGTCTCGCCAATGGTCGGGTTACCTTGCACGGTTGGGTTTACAACATTGGCAGCGGGGAAGTTCTGTGCTTCGACGAGTCAACGCGGGAGTTCAAGCCGATGGATGAGCGCTATCGCGCAATGTTCGGCGAGCTGGCGGACTCGGTTGCCAAGGACACCTGCGGCAGCTGA